A region of the Lycium barbarum isolate Lr01 chromosome 1, ASM1917538v2, whole genome shotgun sequence genome:
ATGAGCTTTCTCTTAGTTGACCACCTAGGAAGCAAACCATAATCTCTTGATGATCTAGTGAAATAAGGATGCAATTCTAGTTGCCCTGTACAATCGTACTTTTCCAACTTTGATGGGGCAGTGGTGATAATAATTGTGCTGGAAGAAGATTCACACGATTACAATGATTAGTAAATGTAATTGCCACCTTTGCACTGTATTTCTTTAAAATATCAATTCCTtataatcaaaatcaaacaaaaatcATAGATTTAGTTGAAATTAATTTACAGGCCACACGGGTAGGATTAATGATTTGCCGGACTGTTGTATTACATCTCATCATTTCTGGACACAAGGAGTGCGGTATGAATTGCTGAAATTTCAAAACGATGGACAAGTATATGGTGTTCGATACCTAGTCTTAAGTTAACTTCAAGTTTCTTGTTACTACCCCAACAATTCTTGAATTTAACTTCAAGTTTCTTGCTACTACCCCAACAATTCTTGAATTCGAAACCACTGGCTTACATGAAAATCTTAGACGTACAAATGGTTTGGTACTTGAAAAGTTCGAAGCTATGCCTATGCAAAAGAAgccaaaaatctgaaaatttatGCGTATACCCATGATGAGAAATCTGTCTATACAACTAAATTCCTCTTGAGCCACCCCCTCATTGGGCGTGTGACCAGATTGCACTTTAAAAAGGGTAATCCGCACAAATGTCCCTATTTCGAGGTGGTCTTTTaagttttgtccctcaaatttgtggtctttaatttttgccctgcATCACTTTTGGCAGGGCATAACTTGAATTTTACTCGGCATAGTTTTAAGTTTAGCGCATATGTATCATAATATTCTACAAGTTATGCCGGACAAGACAGAACTTTCAAATTTCAAAACTCAACATAATCTGAAGAACGGCATAAGTTTAGTTTTCGCTCGGCATAGTTTACGTTTAGCTCcggcatatgtatcataacatccaCACAAGTTATGTCAGACaaggcaaaactttcaacactcaacataatcagaaaaatactacacaacttatgctGCATAACTAACTTCCTACAAAACTTGTGCCGagcgaggcaaaagttcaatttccgaagataaaaatattatagaacttatgccgagcgaagtaaatcaggatatttttattaaataagcaacaagagcaaaaattaaagaccatatacgagggacaaaaattaacgACCAATGTGTTTGAAGGACGATCCGTGCAAAAGCTTGCTTTAAATAGAGGATTTCAGTTGTTTAAATAATGTCCTCATCGACTTGAGGTATCGTCCAAAAAGGATCTATTTTAACTAGCAAACCAACCAAAGTGGTCGTTCCAATGACTTTTAAGAAAAGATCGGGCGAACAATTGCTTAAAATCTCTGTCATTgccttttcttctttctttgtgTGTATCAATCTGTTTATAAATTTGGTCTCTACGTGACTATATTATGCAGGCCCTAATTGCACTATTTGAACATGGAACTGTCAGTTTGTACACAAGTTTGGTGGAGTTGctaataaagaaaaaaagaagaaatgagAAATATTTGATAATGGTCTCCTGGGGCCCGGGTAAATATAACTGCAAAAAGAGAGGCTCAGATGCACATGTTATCGTCTGATATCAGACTCGGTAGAGACCCTAATCTCACCTACTGCGCAATAATCATCACAGCACTCAAATCATGCACCAGCCGGGAATCGAACCCGGGTCTGTACCGTGGCAGGGTACTATTCTACCACTAGACCACTGGTGCTTCTTGTTTACATCGCTCAGCATTTCTTATTAATACAAATGTCACATCAATAAAATGAAAACTCATGTTATCATTTCAGCTGTTCTTAGTTACCCtatcactacaacaacaacaacaacaacagcccagtgaaatcccacatcttggggtctggggagggtataatgtacgcagaccttactcctaccaaggtaggatggttgtttccgagagaccctcggctcaatagaagcataaaaagggggtcagataaggttaaaagatttaaaacgatattgcaatgaaataatgcaagcgacacattaaaacaggataatcaaggaattcaaagcgatatggaaatgcaaatcacgaaagcggcacagataaaatagagtaatcaaagtacagaaagtagcaaataataacataaatcaaagcacaagaaattataatgcactaatgcgcctactaataaggaaagataacgagacttatatactagccttctaccctaatgtgggtcctccacaccttcctatctaaggtcatgtcctcggtaagctgtaactgcgtcatgtcctgtctaatcacctctccccaatatttctttggcctacccctacctcttctgaaaccatccatggctaacctctcacacctccgcactggggcatctatgtctctcctcttcacatgcccaaaccatctcagtcgcatttcccgcatcttgtcttccaccgaggccactcccaccttatcccgaatagcctcgtttctaatcctgtcgctcctagtgtgcccacacatccatctcaacattttcatctcggcaactttcatcttttgaacgtgagagatcttaactagccaacactccgccccatacaacatagccggtctaaccaccactctgtagaacttgcccttcagttgtggtggcaccttcttgtcacatagcactcctgaagctagcctccatttcatccaccctaccccaatacgatgtgtgacatcatcgtcaatctccccgctgccttgcatgatagacccaaggtacttgaaactacttttcttttggatggcctgagcaccaagcctaacttccacgccaacctcctggggtgtctcactgaacttacactctaagtactctgtcttggtcctactcagcttaaatcctttagactccaaggtatgtctccaatcctccagcttagcgttaactccgctacgagtctcatcgatcaggactatgtcgtccgcgaaaagcatacaccatggcacctcaccttgaatttgtcgcgtcaatctatccatcaccaaggcaaataaaaacggactaagagttgatccttgatgcaaccccatcacaactggaaagtgctctgagtcccctcctactgtccttactctagttttggcttcctcatacatgtccttgatcaccctaatgtatgctacaggtacacctttagcctccaaacatctccataggatttctcttggaactttatcgtaagccttttctaggtcgatgaataccatatgcaagtccctcttcctctccctatactgctccaccagtctcctcacaagatgaatggcttctgtagttgagcgtcccggcataaatccgaactggttctctgaaatagacacgcctctcctcactctcatctccaccactctttcccacattttcatagtatggcttagtagcttgatacctctatagttttcgcaactctggacatcccccttgtttttgtatagagggatcattacgctcgacctccattcttcgggcatcgttgccgtcttaaagatgacattaaacaacctagtcagccactccaaacctgccgagctcgcgctcttccaaaattccccagggatctcgtcaggtccggtcgttAGTTACCCTATCACTGAATGTTATTTTTTGTTTGCAGTTCCGAATAACATAAAGGATACAATCACTTGTGCATATTGCTGTTGGAAACGATTAAAGAGGTTTTTTAACCTCCAATGTGTTTTTTCTAACTGTTCCAAATCATAATACGAGAGCTTATGTAGTTATGTTAGGTTTAACAAATGGTCTTTCGTTCTTTTATGAATTTTCCATGGTTGAGAATTTGAATTTCTTGGATTGGACTTTCAACTCGTATTTGTTTCTCTGTATTATAAAAGGAacaagaactttttttttttttttttttttggctctctTACTTAGAGAAATTAGGAAAAACACTCCTATCGTTGTTTTAGTGACATAAAACTTTCCTTTCTTGATAAAAGACATGTGACTTTGGTAGAACCATAAAATAGGATTGAAATCTTCCTTTGAGAATGATTACTTTTCTTTTGGTTGAGAATTAGTGTTTCTTGAGAACTTAATAGATTTTTTTCCTCCTAATCTTTCAAATTATGCGATAAAACACCATACGGCATCAACAACGTAGATTCATGTTGAGAGTAAATTGCTAAAATAATTCTCATTCAAGCATAACATTTAAagacaaaataattttttaaagatTGGAAAGAAACAAGAATAACTCTCTAATCCTTGGTTGCGTCTCACCAACACATATATTACCTACAATATTAAAAGGTCTCCAAAGCTTAAATTGAATTTTAATAATTATTTATGTATAATATTTTCAAATTAACCTAATCAAACTTCAATTTATATTGCGAAATTTGTAAAAAGTTAAGATAAAAAACTTACTTAGTAGATATTAAACTTCAAACAATGATACGAAATTGATAAAGAGTAAATGCAAATGTATATTCCTTTTTTGAAATAATAATAGTTTAATATCATCCATCCTATGGTACGTGGCCATGTCTCCACTTCAACATATTCCTGTATCATTATAAGTCGTTTGATAGGATGTGTAAGAATAATACTATTGAATAGGATGGATTAGTAATGGTGAGAATAGCACCGATTATTGAATAGGTGTATAAGTAATGAATATTCACACCAGCAATTCTTACGACTCTATACAGAAAAGTGGGGAAGGTTAAACTGAAAAAAGTTCTGGCAAGCTGGAAGCAAAATGCAAAATCCTTCAAAGAACCTGGTTTAATGCTCCTGTGACTCACAGAATTTTCTGCtagttttgtttttcttgtttcCATTCTTATCGGGGAATGTGCTTTTAGTAGTTGTTTACATTACAAATAGCGAATCATAAAATTCAAATTCTTGGGCACACAGTTCTCTTATCAAACTCCACGGCAATGCTTCAGGCTCCAAAGAGTCATCAACTTCTTTGTGGTGCTTAATACAGCAAAAAAGCAATGAGATACAAACGGGCTAACAAGAATAAGTTCACCTGAAACAGTAAAAGTCCAGATATCAGCAGTAATTAGGCAGATTCTCTAACAATATTTCTGGTATTGACTGCCAACTTCGATTAAAGAAAACGTCCATCAAAgaactcaccccccccccccccccccccacacacacacacacacatttcatTCAATCAACCTCAATCCTATATTAGCTGGGGCAACTAAATGTACCCAATGTATCAGTTCTACTCTATTCAAATCTATGTCTATTGGTACATCCTAATGATAGTCATCAAATTATCTTTACACAGACTGTCAACCTACCACAATCCTCCTTCTGGCCATCACTACACAACCCTCCGTACTCTCATAACTCAAGTTGGATAACTTCCAAATAGTTCAAAGGGAAAATCTTTCGGCAATTTCATTTAGTTCAACCTTTTGAGCGGAGATTCTACACAAGCACTTCACCATATAGGAAAGGGAGGATGAGCCATAAGTTCTTAGTATACACAGCTATAATTATGGGACCTAAACATACTTTTCGAACCTGAGCAAAAGAAACAGGGTAGACTTTTTTGTAGCGCCAATTGCACATAGACTCTGACTACCAGGCCAATCATCCATCAACAGTAAAACCTATGGCATTTGACACAATTGAAGCAGTAGTTTTCTGCTATATAACCATAATCAGAAATCTGATCAATACAGCTGCTTTCTGCGGTTACCATAAGCAAATATATAGGACCACAAGGAAAAAAACATATCTAAAAGAGAGGAAACTAGTTTTTGATTTTAGTAAGCATCTCCACTGCTCGATGGAAAACCTAAGATGCCTCAATCATAAGATTCGAATTTACTAATGTGCTAATGATCTGATAAGAAGAAGTTTCTAACAGATGGTCAAGGCTGTTTGAAACTCTCTTATCTCATCCAGAAGGCCAAATAGGGTATACATAAGATATCTCATCATTAAAAATCCTTTATATAGGTTCTCAAGCAACCTTCTAAACCGTCTGCTTTTATCACATTAGCATCTTCACTGTGGTTGCTGCATTAGGCTACCACCCTGTAAGTCATCTCAATTTCTAATATCAAGAATCACATTGGAACAATTGGAGGATAGTGCAAATTTTTCTTTTACATTACTAAAGATTAAAGTATTTTATTGATCAACAAAAGCACCAAGGAAGTGCATCAATGTACACAAAAAAGAACAGAGAAGATATAAAGTTACAAAGCCTATAGCATCTGAACGAGATGAGGAAGTCAAATAAGGTGTGTACATCTTCCAGAATTCCAAATTAAATCTTGAGCATGTAACCAAGTACCTTCATAATCTTTCTATGAAGCATGTAAAATATACATGTTTGCACAAACCTTATAAAAACTATTGATCTCCAAGTAATAAATTAAACACGAAAAACATGAGATACCCTTCACTCATGATGAATACTCACACCAGCAATACTTAAGGCTCTTTATAGCCAAAAACAAGGGGAAggttaaattgaaaaaaaaaaaaaaaaaaagtacttacaAGCTGGAACCAAAATGCAAAATCTTTCAAACAACTTGATTTAGTGCTCCTGTGGTTCACAATTTTCGCTAGTTTCTTTTTCATAGTTTCCTTTTATCTTTTCTATTGCCTTTCTTATTGAGGAATGTGCTTGTAGCGGTTCTTTACATTAAAAATAGTGGATCATAATATTAAAATTATTGGCCACATAGTTCTCTTATCAAACTCCATGATGACGCTTCAGCTCCGAAGAGTCATCAACTTCTTTGTGGTGCTTAATACATCAAAAAGCAATACAAACGGGCTGACAAGACTAGGTTCACCTGAAACCATACACGTCCAGATATCAACACTAATTAGGAAGATTCACTAACTAAATTTCTGGTCTTGACTGCTAATTTTGATTAAAGAAAGACATCTATCAAGAACACCAACccacccaacccccccccccccccccccccaaaaaaaaaaaaattcaatgaaTCAACCTAATCCTATATTAGTTGGTGCAACTATACGAATCCAATATATCAGTTCTACTCTTGAATTCCATTTCTGCATACCTAGATGGGcacattctttttttttaataaccgtggtgtccgggccagcttgtGACTTAGATAGGCACATCCTAATGAATAGTCATCAAATTATCTTTACACCGACTGACGACTGTCAACCTACCACAATATCCCCCCTGACCATCAAAACCACTATCCCCATACTCCAATAACTCAAGTTGGATAACTTTCAAATAGTTCAGAGGAAAATGTTTCGGCAATTTCATTTGTTGAGTGGTCTTTCCTCCTTTCATGTTTGTCTCGTTTAATATCGACTTGGATTTCTTCAGTTTGATCCAGTTAGTTAGACAATTAAAAAGGTGTTTCCTTGTTCTGGGATCCTTTATCTTTGTTATAGTTTAAATCATCAATTTTAGACATTACTTTGGTGCTTATGCGGGTTTATGCAAAATTAAAACCGCTTAAAGGAATCCCTTTTCTCACCCTTTTTTATTTTAAGAGTATTAGCAGAGAACACAAAAAACTTGAAGTGGATAAGAAAGGAAACAATATTCTTCCAAGATAACCTCAACAAAGTTCAGGCATAATGCAGAAATATAAATTGTTCATTTTCATCCAAAAATAAACTCCAATCAAATCCCTCAAGATTTCACCTTTGAACAAACAACATTCCAATGATACCAAATATTCGAATTTACCCCACATAATAACATTCTTCATCTTTCCTAACaacataggaaaaaaaaaaattacaagctTACAAATCTAATAGTATAAAAGAGTAACATTAATATAAACTGTTCAACATCATGTCCATTTAAACCAATCATATCCAATAATACCAAATCATCAAATTTACCCCAaaagttccatttttttttttcccttgttAACAAAAAGTTGAACAAACTTACAAGATCAATGATCTTCAACATAACTGGTACTAGCTTCATCTCCATGATCTTGTTTAGAACAACAATGATCCCCATGATGATTACTCTTCTTTAATGTCTCattttcttcatcatcatcatcatcgctatcatCTTCATCAAAAGGCTTTTCTTTATGGAAAATACAACATTTCTTGGAACTTTTCTTGTTGAGGAATTCATTGTCTACAGTTCCTGGTTTCCATGATACTCTCCTTTTTGGCTTCAGTTTCAATGTTAGGGTTTCGATtggtggttgttgttgtgatgatgatgaCGTGGCAGATTCTGATTGGTTTTCTACGGTTAGGGTTAGGGTTGATGTTCCGGTAGCCGGTGGTGCAATTTCTCTCCTTCGTGTGGTCATTTTTACCGATTTTAGCCTTCTCTCTTTCCCTTTTTCTGTTTTGTTTTGTTGCTCTCATATAAATAAGGAAAAATCTAAATTTGTTTTACGGGTCAAGTATGACACGTACTATTCGAAATAGTTTAAATATACCCTCCCTTTGAATATCAGTTCAATTATTAACACAAATTTGCTCTTAATTTTAACGAAACGACACATgacaagctaaaaaaaaaaaaaaaaaaactaatccaTCCCCAGTTTCAAATATAGGATTCATTTTATAAACTCAATTCATATTTGAGTTACAGGGtgttcacggtttggttaaaaaTCAATTCAAAtcaaaatcgaaccaaaccgatattTATTTTAGTTGAGTTTGAtttagttttaaatttttaaaaacagATAATCTTTGATTTGGTGTTAGTTTTAGTAAAAGCAaaccaaagaaaaaaacaaatcaaACCGACAAATTTTAGatataatttttataattatatacacacaatttttataattatatacacgtaatatattaatttttataaatatttttaaataatttatatactttttcagcaaaattttatttatttttgttaggCTAATGAACTTCATACCTTAAACTCATTTCTAAAAAGAAATTCATGAATTCAAACTCTTTTGTTCAAAGAAACAAGTATAAAATTTACCTATAtttgttttttgtatttcttataaactttattcacttgattaaaacttaaaaatcctaagacattttctccataattCAAAAATATTATAACTACCACAATAAAAGGATAATAACAAATTATAAATTGGAAAATGATAGAAAACTCTCTCCTAATTGTAGGTAAAAAAAACCATGAAAGAGGGAAATAACGTTTAGTTTTCATAAAAATGGAACCAAACAGACTACAACTAAATCGATGGATGTGTtttacatttggtttggtttggttttcagaattttaaaaaccgactagattgatttggttttgattttaacccacaaccgacccatgaacacccctacccgTAATCgtttactttatttatttgtgacATAATCCTTATTTCCGTCACAATATTGTGATAAATATATTTGTTGCAAATACTCcgtcatatattttttttcttgtagtgtataAGTAATTTCTTGATCGGCTAGCTAGCTAACATTTATTTTTGTAAAGAAAAATTCaattcacaaaatatttttttctcgACATGATGTTGACCCTCAGTCGATATAAACAGTGTCGAAGCATCTTTCAGCTCCCTCGGTATCAATCAACTTGCATATGGTGCGAACACTTTTCAGCGAATTGAAACCAATCATAAACTAATTAAGAAAGTGTATTACTACATCTTAGATTGTTTTTCTGTTTGTTCGCGTGTTTGTAGCGAATCCACCACCTCGAATATATTCCTTATATGAGCCTTTTCAAATCGAGTTTGTTGGTATTGATTCGACGATTCCTGTTGAGCAGGTCAGCGATAATTAATTATTGAGGACATACAAACATGTAAAACATCTATATTTAAAATCCACTAATCCAACCAATTTTAAAACCTCCAATTAGCAATGTTGGGAGTTCAATCATCCTACAATACCCCGTGGTGGTTACATTTTACAGTGTTTTGATATAAAAGAAAATGTACTTGGCAATAATTATTTTCAAAATGATAAAATGCTTACACAGTTTCTAAACTTTTTAAGGTTGTGTTTAGGCAAATTTTAggattaaggggtcgtttggttgggaaaTAAGTTATTTCATCCTCCCACAAGGATAAAACAACATTATAATCCCGAAATAACTAAGCACCATTTTATTCCAACCAATTTTAAAACCTCCAGTTTGCAATGTTGGGAGTTGAATCATCCTACTATACCCCGTGGTGTTTACATTTTACAGTGTTTTGATATAAAAGGAAATGTACTTGCAATATTATTTTCGAAATGATAAAATGCTTACACAGtt
Encoded here:
- the LOC132616366 gene encoding protein phosphatase 1 regulatory subunit INH3-like, with protein sequence MTTRRREIAPPATGTSTLTLTVENQSESATSSSSQQQPPIETLTLKLKPKRRVSWKPGTVDNEFLNKKSSKKCCIFHKEKPFDEDDSDDDDDEENETLKKSNHHGDHCCSKQDHGDEASTSYVEDH